A portion of the Drosophila willistoni isolate 14030-0811.24 unplaced genomic scaffold, UCI_dwil_1.1 Seg151, whole genome shotgun sequence genome contains these proteins:
- the LOC124460907 gene encoding uncharacterized protein LOC124460907, with the protein MTSNDSASLKILQLNLNHCIAAQDLLQQTVREIRADIALLSEPYKTGTGPCWAKDSSGRAAVWCCGSSDGVLQDILREDGFVRARFGSYWLYSCYLAPSLTLEQFGRTVDKIADNIRGRQGVIIGGDFNAWSVEWGSTRSDARGRLLLEAFANLNISLLNVGSENTFRRSGTGSIVDLSFASDSIAASATWHVGSTYSASDHEVITFTIGDSRQPLPRTQHFRRVFKAETLNSQVFGHNLEGLSVRDNMSAEDAANSVMARIVEACEASMSQSGTYTRHHTPVFWWNDAVAEARRSCLRARRLYQRARGSTNFEALGLEYKRRRNMLKIAIRSSKRECFLALCDSAEHDPGARPTS; encoded by the coding sequence ATGACCTCCAATGACTCAGCCAGCCTGAAGATCCTGCAATTAAACCTGAATCACTGCATCGCAGCCCAAGACCTGCTGCAGCAGACTGTTCGGGAGATACGAGCGGATATAGCCCTGCTAAGCGAACCTTATAAAACCGGCACAGGTCCCTGCTGGGCCAAGGACTCGAGCGGTAGAGCAGCGGTTTGGTGTTGTGGTAGCAGCGACGGCGTATTGCAGGACATTCTACGCGAGGATGGATTTGTGAGAGCGAGGTTTGGCAGTTATTGGCTCTACAGCTGCTATCTCGCGCCTAGCTTAACCCTGGAGCAGTTTGGCCGGACGGTAGACAAAATCGCCGATAACATTAGAGGACGACAAGGAGTGATTATAGGTGGCGACTTTAATGCTTGGTCAGTCGAATGGGGAAGTACACGCTCTGACGCTCGAGGTAGATTGCTGCTGGAAGCTTTCGCCAATCTTAACATCTCCTTGCTAAATGTTGGCTCCGAGAATACCTTCAGAAGGTCCGGCACAGGATCTATTGTGGATCTTTCTTTTGCCAGCGACAGTATCGCCGCCTCAGCCACATGGCACGTGGGATCAACATACTCGGCGAGTGACCATGAAGTCATCACCTTCACCATTGGCGACAGCAGGCAACCGCTCCCTAGGACGCAGCATTTTCGAAGGGTTTTTAAGGCGGAAACCCTTAACTCGCAGGTCTTTGGCCACAACCTGGAGGGCCTAAGCGTTAGGGACAACATGAGCGCGGAAGACGCCGCAAATTCCGTAATGGCACGGATAGTAGAGGCATGCGAGGCTAGCATGTCTCAGAGTGGCACATACACACGCCACCACACCCCAGTCTTTTGGTGGAATGACGCTGTCGCTGAAGCTAGGAGATCCTGCCTTCGCGCAAGGCGTCTCTATCAGCGCGCACGTGGTTCGACAAACTTCGAGGCCCTGGGCCTGGAGTATAAGAGACGTCGGAATATGCTCAAGATTGCGATCCGTTCCAGCAAACGTGAATGTTTCCTCGCTCTGTGCGACTCTGCTGAGCACGACCCTGGGGCAAGGCCTACCAGCTAG